TTCAGGCAAAGTAACCAGCCTCAAATATTATGTGAGTTAAAGCGTTAAATTTTGTTCAGGTATTTCCTAATTAAAAGTTTCAATAATGGCCGAGAAGTGGCTGGCTATATCTCTTTTAAgatcaatttttcaaaattccATTATTTTGCCCAATTTTTGTCCTGAAATGTGTTTGAAATTCCATGAAATTTCGGTTAGTAGAGGAACACGAATTATTCGCGCTGCCTTTCCTTTTTGGGAAAACTGTATTTATCTAGACATCTTTCTGAAATCAACAACTGAAAAGTTGGAAAAACTCAGAGCCATCATTGTtgtcaataaaaaaaaattgtttataAGTCAACTAATATTCTGATCTTTGACACAGAAGTTGTCTCTTTCTCCATTACCTTTCTATTTtagtttaaatattttctatttattcttttatttaatatttagttcttctttcttttttttgtaagtTTAATCAATCAATCCAGATCAAAACACACTAATAAAAGATGCTTTTGAAGAGTTTAGCTACTTTAGCTGCTTCTGCTTTATTTGCTGGTCAAGCTGCTGCTGACAGTTTACCAGAAATCGAAATCGTTGGTAACAAATTTTTCTACTCTAACAATGGTTCTCAATTTTACGTTAAAGGTATTGCTTATCAAGCTAATACCGACAACGTCACTACTGGTTCTACCATTAATGATCCGTTAGCCAACGCTGATGCTTGTAAGAGAGATATCCcatatttacaaaaagtAAACACCAATGTTATTCGTGTTTATGCTATTAATACAAGTTTGGACCACAGCGAATGTATGCAATCTTTGAACGATGCAGGCATTTACGTTATTGCTGATTTATCTGCCCCAGATGAATCTATTAACAGAGATGCTCCAACCTGGACTGTTGATCTATATCAACGTTACAAGGATGTCGTTGATGAATTGGCTAACTACACTAATGTTTTAGGTTTCTTTGCTGGTAATGAAGTTACCAACAACTCTACTAACACTGATGCTTCTGCTTTCGTTAAGGCTGCTATTAGAGATACCAAGAGTTATATTAAGCAAAAGGGTTACAGAAATATTCCAGTTGGTTACTCTTCAAATGATGACGCTGACACCAGAGTTCCAATGGCTGATTATTTTGCTTGTGGTAAAGATAGCATTAAAGCTGATTTCTACGGTATTAACATGTACGAATGGTGTGGTTCTTCTACTTTCCAAAAATCTGGTTACGCTGACAGAACTAAAGATTTCCAAAACTTAACTATTCCAATCTTCTTCTCTGAATATGGTTGTAATGAAGTTCAACCAAGAAAGTTCACTGAAGTTGAAGCTTTATACGGTTCTAATATGACTAATGTCTGGTCCGGTGGTATTGTTTATATGTATTtcgaagaagaaaataactATGGTTTAGTTACTATTGATAACAACGAAGTTTCTACTAAGGCTGATTACAGTTATTACTCTTCTGAAATCGCTAAGGTTTCTCCATCCATTGCTAACACTAAATCTTACAGTTCTAATTCTTCTGCTACTATGTCTTGTCCAGCTTCTCAAAAATACTGGAAAGCCGCTACTGTTTTACCACCAACCCCAGATTCCAATATCTGTGGCTGTATGAGTGCTGCTGCTTCTTGTGTTGTTGATAAGGAtgttgatgaagaagattatCAAACTTTATTTGACTACATCTGTGGTGAAATTTCCTGTGATGGTATCTCTGGCGATGGTTCTTCCGGTACTTATGGTTCTTACTCCTTCTGTTCTGCTAAGGATCAATTAAACTTCGTTTTGAACTTATACTACGAATCTAATGGTAAATCTAAGAGTGCCTGTGATTTCTCCGGTTCTGCTTCTGTTCAATCCGGTAGTACTAAGAGTGGTTGTTCTTCTATCTTAAAGGCCATTGGTACTGCTGGTACTGGTTCTTATTCTGCTACTTCTGTTGGTAACAGCACTGAAACTAAATCTTCTGACTCTGCTTCTGGTTCTTCTATTTCTACCTCTactaagaaaaataagagTTCTTCTGGATCTTCTCAAAAGGACGGTAAGGATGCTGCCACTGGCTCTTCTTCTGCCTCTTCTACTTCCGGTTCATCTTCCGGTAGCAAGAATGCTGCTGTCTCTAACATGAGAGTTaacatttttgaaattctttTCACTTC
This DNA window, taken from Henningerozyma blattae CBS 6284 chromosome 3, complete genome, encodes the following:
- the GAS1 gene encoding 1,3-beta-glucanosyltransferase GAS1 (similar to Saccharomyces cerevisiae GAS1 (YMR307W); ancestral locus Anc_5.13) codes for the protein MLLKSLATLAASALFAGQAAADSLPEIEIVGNKFFYSNNGSQFYVKGIAYQANTDNVTTGSTINDPLANADACKRDIPYLQKVNTNVIRVYAINTSLDHSECMQSLNDAGIYVIADLSAPDESINRDAPTWTVDLYQRYKDVVDELANYTNVLGFFAGNEVTNNSTNTDASAFVKAAIRDTKSYIKQKGYRNIPVGYSSNDDADTRVPMADYFACGKDSIKADFYGINMYEWCGSSTFQKSGYADRTKDFQNLTIPIFFSEYGCNEVQPRKFTEVEALYGSNMTNVWSGGIVYMYFEEENNYGLVTIDNNEVSTKADYSYYSSEIAKVSPSIANTKSYSSNSSATMSCPASQKYWKAATVLPPTPDSNICGCMSAAASCVVDKDVDEEDYQTLFDYICGEISCDGISGDGSSGTYGSYSFCSAKDQLNFVLNLYYESNGKSKSACDFSGSASVQSGSTKSGCSSILKAIGTAGTGSYSATSVGNSTETKSSDSASGSSISTSTKKNKSSSGSSQKDGKDAATGSSSASSTSGSSSGSKNAAVSNMRVNIFEILFTSILTISVAAGLGFALA